The DNA sequence TGGTGTACCAACAACAGCACAGCGTTTGAGCAGTTCATCAAAGAACTGCCAGCTGGTCAGGCCTTCCGGTACTTTCATCCATACATAGGGAGAATCTACGCCGCCGTAAACGGTAAAGCCGGCGTGCTGCAGTCCCTGCAGAATAATCTTTGCGTTCTTGTGATAATACGCTAAATTCTCACGGACCAGTTTCTGCCCTTCCTCTGTGTAGACTGCTTCCGCGGCACGCTGCACAGGGTATGAAACACCATTCATTTTGGTAGACTGGTGACGTGCCCACATCTGGTTCAGAGAAGTGCCGCCAAACTGCAGCGCCTTTGGCACAACAGTAAATGCGCAGCGCACGCCGGTAAAGCCAGCGGTTTTGGAAAAGCTGCGGAACTCAATGGCACAGGTCTTGGCACCCTGGCACTCGTAAATGCTGTGCGGCACACCAGGTGTCTGAATAAATGCCTCGTATGCGGCGTCATACAGGATAACCGAACCGTGCAGGTTGGCGTAATCCACCCATGCCTGCAGCTGTTCCTTCGGAATGCTGACACCAGAGGGGTTGTTGGGAAAGCACAGATAAATCATGTCTGGTACCGTTTTGGGAAACGTCGGCAGAAAAGAATTTTCCTCCATGCAGGGCATATATACAATTTTGCTCCACCCGCTGCCTTCCTTGTAATCACCCGCGCGGCTTGCCATTACGTTGGAGTCCACATACACCGGATAAACCGGGTCGCAGACAGCAACGATATTATCCAGTCCAAAAATATCACCGATGGAACTGGTGTCACTCTTGGCACCGTCGCTGATGAAAATCTCATCCGGAGAAATATCCAGATTCTGATAATCATGCGCCGCGATGGTTTCCCGCAGAAAGCCATATCCGGCTTCCGGACCATAGCCGCGGAATGTTTCCGCGTACCCCATTTCGTCGGCAGCCTTTTTCATGGCATCCACAACTGGCTTTACCAGCGGACGGGTTACGTCACCAATACCGAGCCGCAGAATCTCGCGGCCCGGATTCTCTTTCTGATAAGCGTCCACTTTCTTGGCAATATCAACAAACAGGTAATTTGCAGGCAGTTTCGCAAAGTTTTCGTTCACTTTTACCATTCGTTCAGTTCCCCTTTCTGCAAATAAAAAACATTATTCAAAATAAGGCTGTTATACTTCTACTGTTCCGTCAAAGACAAACGCTGCAGGCCCTTCCAGAAAAACATGACCGGTCTTTTCGTCCCATGTGACCACAAGGTCGCCGCCCAGCAGATGCAGCCGAACCCGGCGCTCTGTTTTATCGTTGAGGACACAGGCAACAACAGAAGCGCATGCGCCTGTTCCGCAGGCCAGTGTTTCGCCGGAGCCGCGCTCCCAAACACGCATTTTGATTTCTGTTCGGCTGATGAGCTGGATAAACTCTGTATTGACACGTTCCGGAAAAATCGGCGCGTTTTCAAAGTTCGGCCCAATTTTCTCCAGATCCAGGCTGTCCGTATCCGGCACAAACAGGACACAATGCGGGTTCCCCATGGAAACGCAGGTAATATGCTGTTCTTTTCCCGCAACAGAGTACGGCACATTCACGGCATGGCTGCCCGGCAGCTGTACCGGAATGTTTTCCGGCTCCAAAACGGGTGCACCCATGTCCACCCGCACGGATTGAACGGCACCATTTTCCACCTGCAGATACAGTGTTTTAATGCCGCTTTGGGTATCTACCCGCAGCGGATTTTTTCGGCAGATGCCGCGGTCGTAAACATATTTGCCAACGCACCGAATCCCATTGCCGCACATTTTTCCGCGGGAGCCGTCCGCATTATACATATCCATTTCACAGTCAGCCGTTTTGCTGGGTTTAATCAAAATCACACCATCAGAGCCAATGCCAAAATGGCGGTCACTCAGGCGAATGCTCAATTTGCCCGGGTCCGTAACCTGCTCCTCAAAACAGTTGACATAGATATAATCATTACCGATTCCCTGCATCTTTGTAAACTTCATGTATTGCCTCCAGCTGTAAAAATAAAGAATGCGGCAAGGCTGCTGTCCGAAAACTGCACCTCCCTGCCGCAAAAATCCGTATTTCTGTCTGTTTGACTGCTTTCCCTATTCTATTCTATTTTGTGTAAGCTGTCAATCATTTTTGCAGGGAAAGTTGCTCGGCTGCCCATTCAGACTGCTGTCGCAGGCTGTGCCTTTCCCTCATTTTGTCTGAAAAACTGCTGTATTTTAGAAAGACGCTGAATTGATTTTGCAGGATTTTACACAATGCTACGCATTTTACAGGGAGTCTTCGGAAAACACACGGTACCTGTCGCCGCCCGCAGGGTGAAATGCTATAAAAATATATGAATACAGTCAATAAATATGGACGTTCTATGAATTTTCGATTGCATTTCCGGTTTTGCTATGGTACACTAAGCAATGGAAAAAAGTTGCCTGGCTTTGTGAAGAAAGCAAACGAACAGGTCATCCTCTGCCAAGGAGAGGACAGAGGAATGTTTACATTTTTCCACACCCTGCCTTTTTGGGGATTGTGCAGGAGCTGTATTGAAAATAAAAGGACAAGACGTCTTCAAGCCATTGCGTGCCTGGAGACGTCTTATCCTTTTATTTATGATATTTCCCGTGATTCAAAATTTCATATGCGCGATAAATCTGTTCACACAGCATGACTCGTGTTAGCTGATGCGGGAACGTCATAGGTGACATAGATAGGCGCATCTGCCCGGCCTGCTTCACTTCCTGCACAAGGCCGTAGCTGCTGCCTATAACAAAGGAAATACGGCCGGCCCCGCGTACACCCGCCTTCTGCAGATAGGCTGCCAAAGATGGCGAATCCATTTCTTTTCCCTCAATACACAGAGGAACGATAACGCCGCTGCCGCAGGCAGCCAAAATTTGTTTGCCTTCCTTTTGCAGGGCAGCCTCTATTTGTGCCGGTGAAGGATTTTCCGGAAGCCGGCTTTCTGACAGTTCGACAATGCGGAACTGTGCAAACGGACGCAGACGCTTTTCATATTCGGCGCAGGCCTGCCGCCAATAAGCTTCCTTCAGTCCGCCAACACAGACAATCTGTACTTTCTGCATTAAAATTCCGTAACCTTTCCCTGGTTTTCCCGTGGGGCAACCTCTAAAAAGAAATCGCGGCCCTGCTGCGCGCCCATCTGTGTCAATGCACACAAACTGGTAGCGTGTGCCAAATCTGGCGTATTATTTTCTTTGCTGAGGTGTGCCAGAAAAATACGCTGCGTGCCGCTGTGCACCAGCCCTGTAACGGCCTGTGAACACGCCGCATTGGAAAGATGCCCACGATTCGACAAAATACGCCGTTTCAGCGGATAAGGATATGGGCCGTTCTGCAGCATACCCACATCATGGTTGGATTCCAACACGACCAGCCCAGCGCCCGTAATATTCTTCTGCACCTCTTCTGAAAAACAGCCGAGGTCCGTGGCAAAGGCAGCGTGACGGCCATCCGCTGTTTCCACACAATAGCCGTATCCTTCTGCGCAATCATGTGAGGTATGAAAAGGCTGTATGTACATATCCGCGCACTGCATACCCTGCTGGTCAATAACTTGATACGGAAATTTCCCATTGAGGATTTTCATCCGGTCCAATGCCTGCAGCGTTCCCGGAGAAGCATATACCGGTACACCCAGTCGACCCGCCAATACCCGCAGGCCCTGCACATGGTCCGTGTGCTCATGTGTAACAAAAATAGCCTGTACCGCCTTCTGCGAAATGCCGCAGGCTTCCAGCTTCAGCGTGATTTGTTTCGCGCTGCGTCCGGCGTCCACCAAAATGCCTTCCGTTTTAGAACCTATGTAATAGCTGTTTCCGCTGCTGCCGCTAAACAATGGACAAAAAATTGCCATAAAC is a window from the Caproicibacterium lactatifermentans genome containing:
- a CDS encoding LL-diaminopimelate aminotransferase — protein: MVKVNENFAKLPANYLFVDIAKKVDAYQKENPGREILRLGIGDVTRPLVKPVVDAMKKAADEMGYAETFRGYGPEAGYGFLRETIAAHDYQNLDISPDEIFISDGAKSDTSSIGDIFGLDNIVAVCDPVYPVYVDSNVMASRAGDYKEGSGWSKIVYMPCMEENSFLPTFPKTVPDMIYLCFPNNPSGVSIPKEQLQAWVDYANLHGSVILYDAAYEAFIQTPGVPHSIYECQGAKTCAIEFRSFSKTAGFTGVRCAFTVVPKALQFGGTSLNQMWARHQSTKMNGVSYPVQRAAEAVYTEEGQKLVRENLAYYHKNAKIILQGLQHAGFTVYGGVDSPYVWMKVPEGLTSWQFFDELLKRCAVVGTPGSGFGTHGEGYFRLTSFNTTENTEKAVQRIVEQFT
- the dapF gene encoding diaminopimelate epimerase; amino-acid sequence: MKFTKMQGIGNDYIYVNCFEEQVTDPGKLSIRLSDRHFGIGSDGVILIKPSKTADCEMDMYNADGSRGKMCGNGIRCVGKYVYDRGICRKNPLRVDTQSGIKTLYLQVENGAVQSVRVDMGAPVLEPENIPVQLPGSHAVNVPYSVAGKEQHITCVSMGNPHCVLFVPDTDSLDLEKIGPNFENAPIFPERVNTEFIQLISRTEIKMRVWERGSGETLACGTGACASVVACVLNDKTERRVRLHLLGGDLVVTWDEKTGHVFLEGPAAFVFDGTVEV
- a CDS encoding 23S rRNA (pseudouridine(1915)-N(3))-methyltransferase RlmH, producing MQKVQIVCVGGLKEAYWRQACAEYEKRLRPFAQFRIVELSESRLPENPSPAQIEAALQKEGKQILAACGSGVIVPLCIEGKEMDSPSLAAYLQKAGVRGAGRISFVIGSSYGLVQEVKQAGQMRLSMSPMTFPHQLTRVMLCEQIYRAYEILNHGKYHK
- a CDS encoding MBL fold metallo-hydrolase is translated as MAIFCPLFSGSSGNSYYIGSKTEGILVDAGRSAKQITLKLEACGISQKAVQAIFVTHEHTDHVQGLRVLAGRLGVPVYASPGTLQALDRMKILNGKFPYQVIDQQGMQCADMYIQPFHTSHDCAEGYGYCVETADGRHAAFATDLGCFSEEVQKNITGAGLVVLESNHDVGMLQNGPYPYPLKRRILSNRGHLSNAACSQAVTGLVHSGTQRIFLAHLSKENNTPDLAHATSLCALTQMGAQQGRDFFLEVAPRENQGKVTEF